A single Micromonospora sp. CCTCC AA 2012012 DNA region contains:
- a CDS encoding phosphotransferase family protein: MITIGAALADQLRLDLLTAAVHQQTAAQVIQEWELSTVQRLYLSDGSSVICKLATSPFTSEAAVLRSLNEYGAAVPHLHGYTLRPHALGMLMDDLGTPIRLPTIAEAAAAARAAHTIPPMPTLPVFDQQTLARLPEQALTALDALHRQRRFLNTGTIEELLRRLAAVADRRVDGAEREPFGLCHGEFHRSSLHVSSTGCRLVDWAKAFTGPGLLDLATWFGTRNAADPDQLTRLIHAYVAAGGSPDAHSQRGGLPAAQWALGWHRVWAAWWFLTTAAAGHHQPHTDSHHTRVVHRQLQGAAELLASAPRATAARANGTEHPRIADPAGWTPRRGCRSSVGTMLEEAAE, from the coding sequence ATGATCACTATCGGTGCCGCGCTGGCGGACCAACTACGCCTCGACCTGCTCACCGCCGCCGTCCATCAACAGACCGCCGCGCAGGTCATCCAGGAGTGGGAACTGTCGACGGTGCAGCGGCTGTACCTCAGCGACGGCAGCAGCGTGATCTGCAAGCTCGCCACATCGCCGTTCACCAGTGAAGCTGCCGTGCTGCGATCCCTTAACGAATACGGCGCCGCCGTGCCCCACCTGCACGGCTATACGCTGCGGCCGCATGCGCTGGGCATGCTGATGGACGACCTCGGCACCCCCATCCGACTACCCACCATCGCCGAGGCCGCAGCCGCAGCCCGCGCGGCACACACCATCCCTCCAATGCCCACCCTGCCCGTGTTCGACCAGCAGACGCTGGCGCGCCTTCCTGAGCAGGCGCTCACCGCACTGGACGCGCTACACCGCCAAAGGCGCTTCCTCAACACCGGCACTATCGAGGAACTACTGCGGCGGCTGGCAGCCGTAGCGGACAGGCGCGTCGATGGCGCCGAACGAGAACCCTTCGGGCTGTGCCACGGCGAGTTCCACCGTAGCTCGCTGCACGTCAGCAGCACCGGATGCCGCCTTGTCGACTGGGCGAAAGCTTTTACCGGACCTGGGCTGCTCGACCTCGCCACCTGGTTCGGCACCCGCAACGCCGCAGACCCCGACCAACTCACCCGCCTGATCCACGCCTACGTCGCGGCCGGCGGCAGTCCCGACGCACACTCGCAACGCGGCGGCCTACCGGCAGCCCAGTGGGCCCTGGGGTGGCACCGCGTATGGGCAGCCTGGTGGTTCCTGACCACAGCCGCCGCAGGCCACCACCAGCCCCACACAGACAGCCACCACACCCGTGTCGTACACCGTCAACTGCAGGGTGCCGCAGAACTGCTTGCGTCGGCACCGCGCGCCACAGCAGCGCGGGCTAACGGGACGGAGCATCCGAGAATCGCCGACCCCGCGGGTTGGACTCCGAGAAGGGGATGTCGGAGCTCTGTCGGAACAATGTTGGAAGAAGCCGCGGAGTAG
- a CDS encoding helix-turn-helix domain-containing protein: MPSFPPQDVANEWVALGQMLARSRKAAGYTQETFAPRVSYGRSTIANVETGRQRAGRDFWTRSDDLLGTGGRLSREYDRIRLASTQHLPSGMAAAQAFQVVAEPFSSTAVETFARAPGTDYLVGEWNSFSKLTSMLAEQRQAVSPDALLGLIEAHRDCLSTLYRKAGRAPIRADIGTMLAEASIVASRLWSAQGNRALALAHCAYARQLGDMLGSRRISATARIFESNLHSEAATLIDADGDIMIGLRLLDEAARASTDLSAAARARVAAEQAQAYAALRLPREATAALKRAEEAVNDLSPVDCVGLYSDWSSARLDVYAGTCHLLLGQPRQAVTVLENAVRMLERDHANVNVALAAAVDLASAYAEAGELEQSCTLLGDTYDQLRAGGNHRGIARAQRARQRLVRWRHESVVLELQEKMAA, from the coding sequence ATGCCGAGCTTTCCACCGCAGGACGTAGCCAACGAATGGGTCGCCCTGGGGCAGATGCTTGCCCGCAGCCGTAAGGCCGCCGGCTACACGCAAGAGACGTTCGCGCCTCGGGTGAGCTATGGAAGAAGCACGATCGCGAACGTGGAGACCGGCCGGCAGCGCGCCGGGCGTGACTTCTGGACCCGAAGCGACGACCTGCTGGGGACCGGCGGCAGACTGTCCCGAGAATACGACCGTATCCGGCTCGCTAGCACCCAGCATCTGCCCAGCGGCATGGCTGCCGCTCAGGCGTTCCAGGTCGTTGCGGAGCCGTTCTCCTCCACCGCAGTGGAGACGTTCGCCCGCGCGCCCGGGACGGACTACCTGGTGGGCGAGTGGAACAGTTTCTCTAAACTAACCAGTATGCTGGCCGAGCAGCGCCAGGCCGTGTCGCCCGACGCGCTACTGGGTCTGATCGAGGCCCACCGTGATTGCCTGTCAACGCTATACCGCAAAGCCGGTCGTGCACCCATCCGTGCTGATATCGGAACGATGCTCGCTGAAGCCTCGATCGTCGCCAGCCGGCTGTGGAGCGCGCAGGGCAACCGTGCCCTCGCGCTCGCTCACTGTGCCTACGCTCGCCAGCTCGGCGACATGCTGGGCAGCCGCAGGATCAGTGCGACGGCACGCATTTTCGAGAGCAACCTCCACTCGGAAGCCGCCACACTGATCGACGCAGATGGTGACATTATGATCGGCCTGCGGCTACTCGATGAGGCCGCCCGGGCGTCCACTGATCTCAGTGCCGCCGCACGAGCTCGAGTAGCTGCCGAGCAGGCCCAAGCCTATGCTGCTCTGCGACTTCCACGCGAGGCAACGGCGGCCCTGAAGCGGGCAGAAGAAGCGGTCAACGACTTGTCACCCGTTGACTGTGTGGGCCTCTACAGCGACTGGAGCAGCGCCCGCCTTGACGTCTATGCGGGCACATGCCATCTTCTTCTCGGTCAGCCCCGCCAGGCTGTGACCGTGCTCGAAAATGCAGTACGGATGCTGGAACGCGATCACGCCAACGTCAACGTCGCCCTGGCAGCAGCCGTAGACCTTGCCAGCGCCTACGCCGAGGCTGGTGAACTTGAGCAATCCTGCACGCTGCTTGGCGACACCTACGATCAGCTGAGAGCAGGTGGAAACCACCGAGGCATCGCTCGAGCTCAACGAGCCCGTCAGCGGCTGGTCCGGTGGCGCCACGAGTCAGTTGTGCTCGAACTTCAGGAGAAGATGGCCGCCTGA
- a CDS encoding HAD family hydrolase, producing the protein MNHSSAGLVVWDVDGTLIPADLRWLTRAIARAYGISQSEVVFPDKKVHGYTDESIAVDAAIASGVDPSAAEAGLSAFRQAIAAVMQEGRQEFAEVQPPYPGAVASIAELHDRGFIQTVLTGNLRVAAEVKLKVAGLDEFLDLRIGAFGSDAQDRFELPAVVAQRYSAIYGDPLDSARVIVIGDAPNDIACARHADFRVAVVAHRIGRQDLASYGPDLVLDSLDPTTVVAAVSSLLSSGG; encoded by the coding sequence ATGAACCACAGCAGCGCCGGCTTGGTCGTCTGGGACGTGGACGGGACGCTTATCCCAGCGGACTTGCGTTGGCTGACGCGCGCGATCGCTCGTGCGTACGGTATCTCGCAGTCCGAGGTCGTTTTCCCTGACAAGAAGGTGCATGGGTATACGGACGAGTCGATCGCCGTCGACGCGGCGATTGCTTCGGGCGTGGACCCGTCAGCTGCGGAGGCGGGCCTATCCGCCTTCCGGCAGGCCATTGCTGCGGTCATGCAAGAGGGCCGGCAGGAGTTCGCTGAAGTCCAGCCGCCGTATCCAGGTGCTGTAGCGAGCATCGCCGAGCTACACGACCGTGGTTTCATCCAAACCGTGCTGACTGGCAACCTGCGTGTGGCCGCCGAGGTGAAGCTAAAGGTGGCGGGCTTGGATGAGTTTCTTGATCTTCGGATTGGCGCGTTCGGGTCGGACGCTCAAGATCGCTTTGAGCTTCCGGCAGTTGTAGCTCAGCGCTACTCCGCGATCTACGGCGATCCGCTCGATTCCGCGCGAGTGATCGTCATCGGGGATGCGCCCAACGATATCGCTTGCGCACGTCATGCCGACTTTCGTGTCGCTGTCGTCGCTCACCGGATTGGACGCCAAGACTTGGCGTCCTACGGACCTGATCTGGTGCTCGACAGTCTCGACCCCACGACGGTGGTGGCCGCCGTCAGCTCGCTGTTGAGCTCTGGCGGGTAG